The genomic window AAGCACGCACCGTGCCGCCGAGCGGGCACATCGCCGGAGTCTGGGCCGCCACCGACACCTCCCGTGGTGTCTTCAAGGCCCCCGCCAACGTCTCACTTTCCGGCGCCATCAGCCTCGCCACACCACTCAGCGACGACGAACAGGCCGGTCTCAACGCCATCGGGGTCAACTGCCTGCGCAGCTTCCCCGGCCGGCCCCTCATGGTCTGGGGGGCACGCACCCTCGCCGATCCCTCCGACCGGGACTGGAAGTACGTCAACGTACGCCGCCTGGTGTGCTTCCTGTCCGACTCGATCCGCCAGTCCACCACCTGGGCTGTCTTCGAGCCCAACGACGAGCACCTGTGGGCCACCCTGCGGCACTCCGTATCGGCATTCCTCAAAGACCAGTGGCGCCAGGGTGCTCTGCAGGGCGCCACTCCTGACGAGGCCTTCCACGTCGTCTGCGACGCCAGCAACAACCCGCAGGACCTCATCGACAAGGGCGAGGTGCACTGCGACATCTATGTCGCACCGGTCCGGCCGGCGGAGTTCGTCCACTTCAGCATCCAGCAGACCGCGGGCCAAGCGGCCTGACCCGATAAGGAGTTCCCATGGCAACCGGAGACGTCTTCACCTCCTATTCGTTCACCGCCGACTTCGGCGGTCTCCAGGTCGAAACCTTGCAGAGCGTGAGCACGCCCACCATGCAGATCGACGTGGTGGAAGTCCGTCAGGTCTCGGCGACCGGCGAACCGATCTTGCGTAAGCAGCCCGCCGTCCGCCCTCAAGGGGGTGAGATCACCGTGACGCGCGGTATGGATAAGAGCAAGGCCTTCACCGACTGGATCAACATGACCCTGGAGAAGAAGGACAT from Streptomyces formicae includes these protein-coding regions:
- a CDS encoding phage tail protein; translation: MATGDVFTSYSFTADFGGLQVETLQSVSTPTMQIDVVEVRQVSATGEPILRKQPAVRPQGGEITVTRGMDKSKAFTDWINMTLEKKDIANARKHVTIVQYDADKKPVLRYHLNNAWASQLKGADLDASSTNPATEQVTITYEECTVERV